The Argopecten irradians isolate NY chromosome 4, Ai_NY, whole genome shotgun sequence genome has a window encoding:
- the LOC138321772 gene encoding LOW QUALITY PROTEIN: delta(14)-sterol reductase TM7SF2-like (The sequence of the model RefSeq protein was modified relative to this genomic sequence to represent the inferred CDS: substituted 2 bases at 2 genomic stop codons), which translates to MQRRPLRPHGDRGHQKWDTTNESENEDKKENYQFGGPVGAFFTSVCFIGLTYVVVEKXIXSFIYDGKWQMLRLPEFPRHVGGLINFESAAMFLGWIGAQFLLYLLPIGGPIELGSPTKDNGRRLEFRLNGCFIFLVNMSCLLAATYAGVPVTKLSQKVTPLLTAGILTFFILSLILYAKAMTLRPRNRNPSGQTASTFYNWFIGAELHPRFGFLDLKLVLFRSAVIGWMIFNWVNVVEAYENGNLTHALILVSVLQLVYVLDTFWFEFGLLVSREMIYEGLGFNILSLSLMIPFTFGVQTRYLATTGFNLPWYCLLPILFLNITGYWILRGSNSEKNNFRKNPNDPAFANYETLPTKVKGKNLLVSGWWGMSRHPNYFGDILVNFSFALPTGFGHFLPYLNPVLLVLLLMDREKMDGEDCKKRYGDVWDKYCEKVKYRIIPCIY; encoded by the exons ATGCAGAGACGTCCTCTCAGGCCCCATGGTGACCGCGGGCACCAGAAATGGGACACTACAAACGAGTCCGAAAATGAGGACAAAAAAGAAAACTACCAGTTTGGGGGTCCAGTCGGGGCATTTTTTACCAGTGTATGTTTTATAGGCCTCACCTATGTTGTGGTGGAAAAGTGAATCTGAAGTTTtatttatgat GGTAAATGGCAAATGTTGAGGTTACCAGAGTTTCCCCGCCATGTCGGGGGCTTGATCAACTTTGAGTCAGCAGCCATGTTCCTGGGCTGGATAGGGGCCCAGTTTCTCCTTTATCTCCTCCCCATAGGGGGACCTATAGAACTGGGGTCCCCCACCAAGGACAACGGGCGCAGACTGGAGTTTAGACTCAACG gatgttttatttttcttgtgaACATGTCGTGTTTGTTGGCTGCGACCTATGCTGGAGTTCCTGTTACCAAGCTATCCCAAAAGGTCACACCTTTACTGACAGCTGGGATTCTGACCTTCTTCATTCTCAGCCTCATCTTATATGCCAAGGCCATGACATTGAGGCCACGTAACCGTAACCCTTCTGGTCAAACAG CAAGTACGTTTTACAATTGGTTCATCGGTGCAGAACTACATCCACGATTTGGATTTCTCGACTTGAAACTTGTATTGTTCCGTAGCGCTGTCATTGGCTGGATGATTTTTAATTGGGTCAATGTAGTGGAGGCGTACGAAAACGGTAATCTCACACACGCCCTAATACTGGTTAGCGTCCTACAGTTGGTGTATGTACTGGACACTTTCTGGTTCGAGTTCGGGTTGTTGGTGTCACGAGAAATGATATACGAGGGCTTAGGGTTCAACATTCTCAGTCTATCATTGATGATTCCATTTACATTTGGCGTCCAGACTCGTTACCTAGCAACCACAGGGTTCAACCTCCCCTGGTACTGTCTCCTCCCCATCTTATTTTTAAACA TAACTGGATATTGGATTctaaggggaagtaactctgagaAAAATAATTTCAGGAAAAATCCAAATGACCCTGCCTTTGCAA ACTATGAAACCCTGCCTACCAAAGTAAAGGGTAAAAACCTCCTAGTGTCAGGATGGTGGGGGATGAGTCGACACCCTAATTACTTTGGGGATATCCTCGTTAACTTCAGCTTTGCCTTACCAACAG GGTTTGGACATTTTTTACCATACCTAAACCCAGTCCTCCTGGTACTGCTGTTGATGGATCGTGAGAAAATGGACGGGGAAGACTGCAAGAAGCGTTACGGCGATGTGTGggacaaatattgtgaaaaagtCAAGTACAGAATTATTCCTTGTATCTACTGA